A stretch of the Vigna radiata var. radiata cultivar VC1973A unplaced genomic scaffold, Vradiata_ver6 scaffold_43, whole genome shotgun sequence genome encodes the following:
- the LOC106752727 gene encoding uncharacterized protein LOC106752727 isoform X2, whose protein sequence is MPSALQFQASRPSTVAPLTRQTFSANVRSHRSLSFTKLSPLPQPLCSFTVQPSHHTSAVGSPSLQHWNLTSRHVTVLNVFACATAVCTTWLFFSAIPTLLAFKKAAESMEKLMDATREELPNTMAAIRLSGMEISDLTTELSDIGQEITQGVRSSTRAVRLAEERLRRLTTVPSSGNNQFESRGL, encoded by the exons ATGCCGAGTGCTCTGCAATTCCAAGCTTCACGCCCAAGCACCGTAGCTCCACTCACGAGGCAAACTTTTTCCGCCAACGTTCGCTCACACCGTAGTCTCTCATTCACGAAACTTTCTCCCCTTCCCCAACCTCTGTGCTCCTTCACCGTACAACCCTCACATCACACCTCCGCAGTCGGATCTCCGTCGCTCCAACACTGGAACCTCACCAGCCGCCACGTCACCGTTCTCAACGTCTTTGCCTGCGCG ACGGCGGTATGTACAACGTGGCTATTTTTCTCCGCGATTCCCACGCTCCTG GCTTTCAAGAAAGCAGCGGAATCGATGGAGAAGCTGATGGATGCCACGAGGGAGGAACTTCCCAACACCATGGCCGCTATTCGATTATCCGGCATGGAAATCAGTGACTTAACCACAGAGCTCAGTGATATAGg CCAAGAGATTACCCAAGGTGTTCGGAGCTCAACTCGTGCAGTTCGTTTGGCGGAGGAGAGGCTTCGCCGTTTGACTACTGTGCCTTCTTCAG GGAACAATCAATTCGAAAGCCGAGGATTGTGA
- the LOC106752727 gene encoding uncharacterized protein LOC106752727 isoform X1 — MPSALQFQASRPSTVAPLTRQTFSANVRSHRSLSFTKLSPLPQPLCSFTVQPSHHTSAVGSPSLQHWNLTSRHVTVLNVFACATAVCTTWLFFSAIPTLLAFKKAAESMEKLMDATREELPNTMAAIRLSGMEISDLTTELSDIGQEITQGVRSSTRAVRLAEERLRRLTTVPSSASLQGTINSKAEDCDEPAVARTARGVREGIVKGRAMLQMFFTFTQFSRFALKFISGRRKLSS; from the exons ATGCCGAGTGCTCTGCAATTCCAAGCTTCACGCCCAAGCACCGTAGCTCCACTCACGAGGCAAACTTTTTCCGCCAACGTTCGCTCACACCGTAGTCTCTCATTCACGAAACTTTCTCCCCTTCCCCAACCTCTGTGCTCCTTCACCGTACAACCCTCACATCACACCTCCGCAGTCGGATCTCCGTCGCTCCAACACTGGAACCTCACCAGCCGCCACGTCACCGTTCTCAACGTCTTTGCCTGCGCG ACGGCGGTATGTACAACGTGGCTATTTTTCTCCGCGATTCCCACGCTCCTG GCTTTCAAGAAAGCAGCGGAATCGATGGAGAAGCTGATGGATGCCACGAGGGAGGAACTTCCCAACACCATGGCCGCTATTCGATTATCCGGCATGGAAATCAGTGACTTAACCACAGAGCTCAGTGATATAGg CCAAGAGATTACCCAAGGTGTTCGGAGCTCAACTCGTGCAGTTCGTTTGGCGGAGGAGAGGCTTCGCCGTTTGACTACTGTGCCTTCTTCAG CTTCGTTGCAGGGAACAATCAATTCGAAAGCCGAGGATTGTGATGAGCCTGCGGTGGCCAGAACAGCAAGGGGCGTGAGAGAGGGTATTGTCAAGGGCCGTGCTATGTTGCAAATGTTTTTCACCTTCACCCAATTTTCAAGGTTTGCCCTCAAATTTATCTCTGGTCGTAGAAAATTATCAAGCTAG
- the LOC106752725 gene encoding uncharacterized protein LOC106752725 codes for MLGFGEEELTTESNAIPCLIFTQLLVLLLLFALLFFFVVFPLDPADSLITADTTAPSSSSDFFLFDAIRQIELPQPIHDSSPSRSTTTPQHRLLQGGENVVIKGEITRGGSMRMEEEIVEEEDSSSSSLYFQPCHYLQLASVAFLKCFGLDSSSDTPSTRSRKRKQS; via the exons ATGTTGGGATTTGGTGAGGAAGAACTCACCACAGAGAGCAACGCAATTCCGTGCCTGATTTTCACTCAATTActtgttcttcttctcctctttGCACTTCTATTTTTCTTTGTCGTCTTCCCTTTGGATCCCGCCGACAGCCTCATCACCGCCGACACCACTGCTCCGTCGAGCTCTTCCGATTTCTTCCTCTTCGATGCTATTCGGCAGATTGAGTTACCGCAGCCTATTCACGATTCATCGCCCTCTCGTTCAACAACCACTCCTCAACACCGTTTGCTGCAG GGTGGGGAGAATGTAGTTATAAAAGGAGAAATAACAAGGGGTGGAAGCATGAGAATGGAAGAAGAGATTGTAGAGGAAGAggattcatcatcatcatcactgtATTTTCAGCCATGCCATTATCTTCAGTTAGCCTCGGTAGCATTTCTCAAATGTTTCGGCCTGGATTCTTCATCTGATACACCTTCAACAAggagtagaaaaagaaaacagagcTGA